From the genome of Chelmon rostratus isolate fCheRos1 chromosome 1, fCheRos1.pri, whole genome shotgun sequence, one region includes:
- the slc22a18 gene encoding solute carrier family 22 member 18, with translation MNRRTETTEETSRASVSPQINSAEQRKRTQIIYVVYLIGALDITWMFLQFSVTPYLAKKLGFDTLWFGYLQTTVGVIQLFGGPLFGRFADLFGARVALSLACSATVVFFLLLAIAEHPAMLFIHKLPTVFMHVLSACQMVVADLSEPEHRADALSKLGLCFGFGMIAGSTLGGHLNTRYGETFTACFGAVGSAFSLLLVLKFIPKNTKVQASRTNADSENKNKSVFNMGEITRLMKFPGVVQTFVVKIVAGLPSGIFQVMFSIIALEFFKLRPEQNGYLMAYFGIVQMVVQGGVIGRLTARYSDNSLLLLSIGVSALVGLCQAYMQNVFQFCLTVVPMMFSLSVFSVITDSMLTKSVPSSDTGTMLGLCASVQSLLRTVGPTVGGFLYVNYGISCIGLIQFFVNFGVFVYLLQRHLKKTTEQTA, from the exons ATGAATCGAAGAACAGAAACAACCGAAGAAACCTCCAGAGCTTCAGTTTCCCCACAGATTAACAGTGCAGAGCAACGAAAGAGGACCCAAATTATTTACGTCGTCTACCTCATCGGTGCTTTGGATATTACATGgatgtttttgcagttttctgttACACCT TATTTGGCAAAGAAACTTGGCTTCGACACCTTGTGGTTTGGTTATTTGCAAACCACGGTTGGTGTAATCCAGCTGTTTGGGGGTCCTCTATTTGGAAG GTTTGCAGATCTCTTCGGAGCACGAGTGGCTTTGTCTCTGGCGTGTTCAGCaacagttgttttctttctgctgctggcCATAGCAGAACATCCTGCCATGCTGTTCATCCACAAACTCCCCACAGTCTTCATGCATGTGCTGTCTG CGTGTCAGATGGTCGTCGCAGACCTTTCAGAACCTGAACATCGGGCAGATGCTTTATCCAAACTAGGTCTGTGTTTTGGCTTTGGTATGATAGCTGGCTCCACGTTGGGTGGCCATCTGAACACGCGTTATGG GGAgacatttactgcatgttttgGTGCTGTGGGGAGTGCCTTCAGTTTACTGTTGGTTTTAAAGTTCATCCCAAAAAATACCAAAGTTCAAGCTTCAAGAACCAACGCAGACA gtgagaacaaaaacaaatcagtatTCAATATGGGAGAGATCACAAGACTGATGAAGTTTCCAGGTGTGGTGCAGACGTTTGTCGTGAAGATAGTTGCAGGTTTGCCCTCAG GTATTTTCCAGGTGATGTTCTCCATCATTGCGTTGGAATTCTTTAAACTGCGGCCTGAACAGAATGGCTATCTCATGGCTTATTTTGGCATAGTCCAAATG GTTGTTCAGGGGGGAGTGATCGGGCGGCTCACAGCGAGGTACTCTGACAACTCGTTGCTGCTTCTGTCCATCGGAGTTTCTGCTCTGGTGGGACTATGTCAg GCTTACATGCAGAATGTGTTCCAGTTCTGCCTCACCGTCGTCCCGATGATGTTCTCTCTCAGCGTGTTTAGTGTCATCACAGACAGCATGCTCACCAAGAGCGTCCCATCCTCTGACACAG GCACAATGCTGGGACTGTGTGCATCTGTCCAATCCCTGCTTCGCACAGTCGGGCCGACAGTGGGCGGCTTCCTGTATGTGAACTACGGCATTTCCTGTATAGGCTTAATCCagttttttgtgaattttgGCGTGTTTGTGTACCTGCTGCAGCGTCACCTCAAGAAGACAACCGAGCAAACAGCATGA